The following proteins come from a genomic window of Thermus sp. LT1-2-5:
- a CDS encoding primosomal protein N' translates to MRVLQVALPLPLPPMSYLPPLGAEGEEALGRRVAVPWRGEVRLGVVVGEGGRPSHALRHAIAYLDEGPYLRPEEIRFLEEVARYLFAPLGQVLADLLPPFPEVRHRVRLYPGAEPSLLPKGLEALSTWQEAKGFDPKLLDALREAGVLEEELAFKEGKRVLLPLKEAHPDPDLDRILQTLHALRQAESLAALARAAGVGVGRVKRLVAEGYVGYGPPLPPSREGKPVAPLFLPERPGRVNGGRLGERVRLLKGLVAEGDHLVLFPEVSLLEKFLEYFPEARPYHGGLPLWEREALFRRPGGVIFATYPGLLLPFTPASLVVVEEGSESYKLPSGTRAFVPALAELRARLLGVPLTYLSLVPAVEVLERPGLTFPVPKPRLLLLDLRREKGFPLTGRAWALLKQVEEKGRQALVLAARKGYSALLLCADCGYKPTCPDCALPLRYHKGGKGRLLCHQCGHEEAPPALCPVCGSPLLEPKGPGLEWLQEVLRQKLSLPVYRYAKDARDDLTPLLQGAPGVVVGTTAVLRGPVLPELALVLLPYAEGFLLEADFRAAERYHRLLWALTELRPGRRPLLALQTYYPDHPAHAALQEGSVEAFPWTEKALREALDYPPKVRMVKLEVAHRKEERALAEAYGLLEALKGVAQEGEVLGPAPAPVPRVKGLYVYHLLLKGSTERLAELLSRLDRRRFKLDPDPHRFVGLLED, encoded by the coding sequence ATGCGGGTCCTGCAGGTGGCCCTGCCCCTTCCCCTCCCCCCCATGAGCTACCTGCCCCCCCTGGGGGCCGAGGGGGAGGAGGCCTTGGGGCGGCGGGTGGCGGTGCCCTGGCGGGGGGAGGTGCGGCTTGGGGTGGTGGTGGGGGAGGGGGGAAGGCCCTCCCACGCCCTCCGCCACGCCATCGCCTACCTGGACGAGGGCCCCTACCTGCGCCCGGAGGAAATCCGCTTCCTGGAGGAGGTCGCCCGCTACCTCTTCGCCCCCCTGGGCCAGGTCCTGGCCGACCTCCTTCCCCCCTTCCCCGAGGTGCGCCATAGGGTGCGGCTCTACCCGGGGGCGGAGCCAAGCCTTCTGCCCAAGGGCCTCGAGGCCCTCTCCACCTGGCAGGAGGCCAAGGGGTTCGACCCCAAGCTTCTGGACGCCCTACGGGAGGCCGGGGTTTTGGAGGAGGAGCTCGCCTTCAAGGAGGGGAAAAGGGTCCTCCTGCCCCTTAAGGAGGCCCACCCCGACCCAGATCTGGACCGCATCCTTCAGACCCTTCACGCCCTCCGCCAGGCGGAAAGCCTGGCCGCCCTGGCCCGGGCGGCGGGGGTGGGGGTGGGGCGGGTGAAGCGGCTTGTGGCGGAGGGGTACGTGGGCTACGGCCCTCCCCTGCCCCCCTCCCGGGAGGGGAAGCCCGTGGCGCCCCTGTTCCTGCCGGAGCGGCCCGGACGGGTGAACGGGGGGCGGCTTGGGGAGCGGGTGCGCCTCTTGAAGGGGCTTGTGGCCGAGGGGGACCATTTGGTCCTCTTCCCCGAGGTGAGCCTGTTGGAGAAATTCTTGGAGTACTTCCCCGAGGCCCGGCCCTATCACGGGGGGCTTCCCCTTTGGGAGCGGGAGGCGCTTTTTAGGAGGCCGGGCGGGGTCATCTTCGCCACCTATCCCGGCCTCCTCCTCCCCTTCACCCCCGCCTCCTTGGTGGTGGTGGAGGAGGGGAGCGAAAGCTACAAGCTGCCCTCCGGCACCCGGGCCTTCGTTCCCGCCTTGGCGGAGCTTCGGGCGAGGCTATTAGGGGTGCCCCTCACCTACCTTTCCTTGGTGCCCGCGGTGGAGGTCCTGGAGCGGCCTGGCCTCACCTTTCCCGTGCCCAAGCCGCGCCTTCTCCTTTTAGACCTGAGGCGGGAAAAGGGCTTTCCCCTCACGGGGCGGGCCTGGGCCCTCCTGAAACAGGTGGAGGAAAAGGGGCGGCAGGCCCTGGTCCTCGCCGCCCGCAAGGGGTATAGCGCCCTCCTCCTCTGCGCCGACTGCGGCTACAAGCCCACCTGCCCCGACTGCGCCTTGCCCTTGCGCTACCACAAGGGGGGGAAGGGGAGGCTCCTCTGCCACCAGTGCGGCCACGAGGAGGCCCCCCCCGCCCTCTGCCCCGTGTGCGGCTCTCCCCTCCTGGAGCCCAAGGGCCCGGGTTTGGAGTGGCTCCAGGAGGTGTTGCGGCAAAAGTTGAGCCTTCCCGTCTACCGCTACGCCAAGGACGCCCGGGACGACCTCACCCCCCTCCTGCAGGGGGCGCCCGGGGTGGTGGTGGGGACCACGGCCGTCCTGCGGGGCCCCGTGCTCCCGGAGCTGGCCCTCGTCCTCCTGCCCTACGCCGAGGGGTTCTTGCTGGAGGCGGACTTCCGGGCGGCGGAGCGGTACCACCGCCTCCTGTGGGCCCTCACCGAGCTCCGTCCCGGGCGGAGGCCCCTCCTTGCCCTGCAGACCTACTACCCCGACCACCCCGCCCATGCGGCCCTCCAGGAGGGGAGCGTGGAGGCCTTCCCCTGGACGGAGAAGGCCCTGCGGGAGGCCTTGGACTACCCGCCTAAGGTGCGCATGGTGAAGCTGGAGGTGGCCCACCGCAAGGAGGAGCGGGCCTTGGCGGAGGCCTACGGCCTCCTGGAGGCCCTAAAGGGGGTGGCCCAGGAAGGGGAGGTGCTGGGGCCCGCCCCAGCCCCCGTGCCCCGGGTGAAGGGGCTTTACGTCTACCACCTTCTCCTGAAGGGGAGCACGGAGAGGCTCGCTGAGCTCCTTTCCCGCCTGGACCGCCGCCGCTTTAAGCTGGACCCCGACCCCCACCGCTTCGTGGGGCTCTTGGAGGACTAA
- a CDS encoding MFS transporter → MRLAVLLSGVALYSALYAVVPLLPLLERLHHAPPGAAGPGMGLPLLLLVLLSPLVPRFPWPAGTLLGGGLLLVGLGGVLGAVSPSLSLWTLSRLLQGVGAALVPALAIALVPVLYPQRALEMAGLYMAGNVLGGGLGRVLAGLLAEGLGVRGALCLLSLPALLLGLAVLRAPATLPSLGQPRYELRALPLYAVGAILLFLNLFLANLLPYRLLEWGYGPGQVGLVYLAYLFGIPGSALSGVLARRLGAVATFRLAFALALGGMGLLLLPPPHLVLGFVLLMAALFTAQSLASGAAGRRGAGVSGTYVASFYLGGTLAGLLYPFFLHSFPLAVGVGIGLGVLAFLLAPVR, encoded by the coding sequence ATGCGCCTGGCCGTCCTCCTCTCCGGCGTGGCCCTTTACAGCGCCCTGTACGCCGTGGTCCCCCTCCTGCCCCTTCTGGAAAGGCTCCACCACGCCCCCCCGGGGGCGGCGGGGCCGGGCATGGGGCTTCCCCTCCTCCTCCTGGTCCTCCTCTCCCCCCTGGTGCCCCGCTTCCCCTGGCCGGCGGGGACCCTTTTGGGTGGGGGGCTTCTCCTGGTGGGCCTGGGTGGGGTCTTGGGGGCCGTGAGCCCAAGCCTTTCCCTCTGGACCCTCTCCCGCCTCCTCCAGGGGGTGGGGGCCGCCCTGGTGCCCGCCCTGGCCATCGCCCTGGTGCCCGTGCTCTACCCGCAGCGGGCCTTGGAGATGGCGGGGCTCTACATGGCGGGCAACGTCCTTGGGGGAGGGTTGGGCCGGGTCCTGGCGGGGCTTTTGGCAGAGGGGCTTGGGGTGCGGGGGGCGCTATGCCTCCTCTCCCTCCCCGCTTTGCTCCTGGGGCTTGCGGTCCTCCGGGCCCCTGCCACCCTTCCCTCCTTGGGACAGCCCCGCTACGAGCTAAGGGCCCTCCCCCTCTACGCCGTGGGGGCCATCCTTCTCTTTCTTAACCTCTTCCTGGCCAACCTCCTCCCCTACCGCCTCCTGGAGTGGGGCTACGGCCCCGGGCAGGTGGGCCTGGTCTACCTGGCCTACCTCTTCGGCATCCCGGGAAGCGCCCTCTCCGGCGTCCTGGCCCGGCGGCTTGGGGCGGTGGCCACCTTCCGCCTGGCCTTCGCCTTGGCCTTAGGGGGGATGGGGCTTCTGCTCCTGCCCCCGCCCCACCTGGTCCTGGGCTTCGTCCTCCTGATGGCCGCCCTCTTCACCGCCCAAAGCCTAGCCTCGGGGGCAGCGGGGCGAAGGGGGGCGGGGGTGAGCGGGACCTACGTGGCCAGCTTCTACCTGGGCGGGACCCTGGCGGGCCTCCTTTACCCCTTCTTCCTCCACAGCTTCCCCCTGGCGGTGGGGGTGGGGATAGGCCTTGGGGTTTTGGCCTTCCTCCTCGCCCCGGTGCGCTAA